One stretch of Malus domestica chromosome 14, GDT2T_hap1 DNA includes these proteins:
- the LOC108175280 gene encoding uncharacterized mitochondrial protein AtMg00810-like, whose protein sequence is MGFKASSSDSSLFVKQDGADVIILLLYVDDIILTGSSSQKVQEVITELAAVFKLKDMGRLTYFLGLQVQYKVNGDIFVRQSKYIKDLLHKAGMDSCKPATIPCKPHNSLILNEEEVLADPSLYGSLVGLLQYLTFTRPDIAFAVNLECQFMVSPTKMHFGAVKCILRFLQGTMQHGITFSANTELGITAFSDSDWAADFLNTKRSVIGYVVYIGCNLVSWQSKKQSLVSRSSTKAEYKALAHTVVDVAWIRAILQDVNAFLPAPPVIYCDNKSAIALSVNPVFHS, encoded by the coding sequence ATGGGTTTTAAAGCTTCATCATCAGATTCCAGTTTGTTTGTTAAACAAGATGGTGCAGATGTTATCATTCTCTTactttatgtagatgatataatATTGACTGGATCTAGTTCACAGAAGGTACAAGAAGTAATAACTGAATTAGCTGCAGTGTTTAAACTAAAAGATATGGGCAGATTGACATACTTTCTTGGATTGCAAGTTCAGTACAAAGTAAATGGGGATATCTTTGTACGTCAGTCCAAATATATTAAAGATTTGTTGCACAAGGCTGGGATGGACTCGTGTAAACCTGCAACTATTCCATGTAAACCTCATAACTCATTAATACTCAATGAAGAAGAAGTGCTAGCTGATCCAAGTTTGTATGGAAGTTTAGTAGGCTTACTGCAATATCTAACTTTCACAAGGCCCGATATAGCCTTTGCAGTGAATTTAGAGTGTCAGTTTATGGTATCACCTACtaaaatgcattttggagctgtTAAATGCATATTAAGGTTTCTTCAAGGAACAATGCAGCATGGAATTACATTTTCAGCAAACACAGAGTTAGGCATCACAGCCTTTAGTGATTCAGATTGGGCTGCAGATTTTTTAAATACCAAAAGATCTGTGATTGGCTATGTTGTGTATATTGGTTGTAATCTAGTGTCATGGCAATCCAAGAAACAATCTTTAGTTTCAAGGAGTTCAACAAAGGCAGAATACAAGGCTCTTGCTCACACAGTTGTAGATGTTGCTTGGATTCGAGCAATTCTCCAAGACGTGAATGCATTCCTACCGGCACCTCCAGTGATCTACTGTGATAACAAGTCAGCTATTGCATTAAGTGTTAATCCTGTGTTCCACTCATGA
- the LOC103455225 gene encoding transcription factor WER-like: MEGGNESKKGLWTVEEDRILTDYIRVHGKGKWNRVNKVTGLKRSGKSCRLRWMNYLSPSVKRSDFSEEEDDLIIRLHNLIGNRWSLIAGRVPGRTDNQVKNHWNSHLSKKLGVGSKRGKTKTKTYSDSKRAKNNFCIPSSESNSELQPLPNSDSNSNISGDHEAAATIDGFDEEMMNIQNHIGSKSEVGFCGMSEVTMMSNDYSFWFHNDDLNPYSPYLSDPTLDDYYPFQFDNYL, translated from the exons ATGGAAGGTGGGAATGAGTCTAAGAAAGGTCTTTGGACAGTGGAGGAGGACAGAATTCTGACGGATTACATCAGGGTGCATGGCAAAGGCAAGTGGAATCGTGTCAATAAAGTCACAG GATTGAAGAGGAGCGGCAAAAGTTGCAGATTAAGGTGGATGAATTATCTAAGTCCCAGCGTGAAGAGAAGTGACTTctcggaggaagaagatgatctcatcattcGACTCCATAACCTCATTGGCAACAG GTGGTCTTTGATTGCTGGCCGTGTTCCTGGGAGAACTGACAATCAAGTCAAGAACCATTGGAACAGTCATTTGAGCAAGAAGCTCGGTGTCGGTTCAAAAAGAGGAAAGACAAAAACCAAGACTTATTCCGACTCAAAACgagcaaaaaataatttctGCATACCCTCATCAGAGTCAAACTCCGAGTTGCAACCACTTCCTAATTCCGATTCCAATTCCAATATTTCTGGTGATCATGAAGCTGCAGCTACCATTGATGGATTTGATGAGGAAATGATGAACATCCAGAACCACATTGGCTCTAAAAGTGAGGTTGGTTTTTGTGGCATGTCGGAGGTGACGATGATGAGTAATGACTACTCATTTTGGTTTCACAATGATGACCTTAATCCATATAGCCCTTATTTATCTGACCCTACTCTGGATGATTACTACCCTTTtcaatttgataattatttgtAA
- the LOC139191259 gene encoding uncharacterized protein: MQVVAWCPPTYPMIKVNVDGAWKGNPLEVEAEAIFEGLKLAASSGHRNVVLENDCKNVMDIIQKRNLKGLWKIIPIVEEIRRHACLFSSLHWKWTPRSANKAAHAAASLAIQRVCSSEWDSVPPPSLVDVLSRDGLPCPPSV; encoded by the coding sequence ATGCAGGTTGTTGCATGGTGCCCTCCTACATATCCCATGATCAAAGTTAATGTAGATGGCGCCTGGAAGGGCAATCCACTAGAAGTGGAAGCTGAAGCTATATTTGAAGGTTTGAAACTTGCGGCTTCTAGCGGTCATCGTAATGTGGTTTTGGAAAATGATTGCAAAAATGTTATGGACATTATTCAGAAAAGAAACTTGAAAGGTCTGTGGAAAATCATTCCAATTGTGGAAGAAATAAGGAGACATGCTTGCTTGTTCTCTTCTCTTCATTGGAAATGGACTCCTAGGTCAGCAAACAAAGCAGCTCATGCAGCTGCATCCTTGGCGATACAGAGGGTGTGCTCTTCGGAATGGGACTCTGTGCCCCCTCCCTCTCTTGTCGATGTTCTGTCTAGGGATGGCCTCCCTTGTCCCCCTTCTGTTTAA